A genome region from Solanum pennellii chromosome 12, SPENNV200 includes the following:
- the LOC107006694 gene encoding thaumatin-like protein translates to MSNRIINSFFIFFYVMISHLFSTQANSTIDIHNNCPFTVWAAAVPHSRGGRQLEYGETWKIEVNTTNNGRIWGRTNCNFDSLGKGQCQTGDCNGLLECQGNGKPPTTLAEYALNQLSNNDFFDISLLDGFNIPMEFSPVSADECSARIRCTADIIGQCPKELRTPGGCNNPCTVFKTNEYCCTSGNCGPTNYSRFFKDRCLTSYSYPRDDSSSTFTCPSGTSYKVVFCP, encoded by the coding sequence ATGAGTAATCGTATCATCAAttccttcttcatatttttctatgttatgatttctcatctcttctcAACACAAGCAAACTCAACAATCGACATACATAACAATTGTCCCTTCACCGTATGGGCAGCAGCCGTCCCCCACAGCCGTGGGGGACGACAACTAGAGTACGgtgaaacatggaaaatcgaGGTAAACACAACTAATAACGGTCGTATTTGGGGCCGAACCAATTGTAATTTTGACTCGTTAGGCAAGGGTCAATGTCAAACGGGGGATTGCAATGGACTACTCGAATGTCAAGGTAATGGTAAACCCCCAACAACTTTGGCTGAATACGCTTTAAATCAATTAAGCAATAATGATTTCTTCGATATATCTCTTCTTGATGGTTTCAACATCCCAATGGAATTTAGTCCTGTGTCCGCGGATGAGTGTTCTGCCAGGATCAGATGCACCGCGGACATCATAGGACAATGTCCGAAGGAATTAAGGACACCTGGAGGATGCAACAACCCCTGTACTGTTTTCAAGACGAATGAGTATTGTTGCACGTCTGGAAATTGTGGTCCGACCAACTATTCGAGGTTCTTTAAGGATAGATGTTTAACTTCTTATAGTTATCCTAGAGATGATTCAAGTAGTACATTTACTTGTCCTAGTGGAACTAGCTATAAAGTCGTATTTTGTccgtaa
- the LOC107006828 gene encoding thaumatin-like protein encodes MSFIKSFFISFYIINSHFLNQANAIIDIQNNCLFTIWAAAVPGGGRRLKYGDTWKIEPDMTTSSTKKGRIWGRTNCNFDSLGKGQCQTGDCNGLLECQAFSSTPPNTLVEYTLNQFNDADFIGISLVNGFNVPMEFSPVFADECSTRIRCTADLIGQCPNELRTPGGCNNPCTIFKTDQYCCTSGNCGPTNYSRFFKDRCSTSFSYPSDDLSSLFTCPSGTIYRVVFCP; translated from the coding sequence ATGAGCTTCATTAAATccttcttcatatccttctATATTATCAATTCTCATTTCTTAAATCAAGCAAACGCAATAATCGACATACAAAATAATTGTCTTTTTACCATATGGGCAGCAGCCGTCCCCGGTGGGGGACGACGACTCAAGTATGGTGATACATGGAAAATCGAGCCAGACATGACCACAAGCTCAACTAAAAAAGGTCGTATTTGGGGTCGAACCAATTGTAATTTTGACTCATTAGGCAAGGGTCAATGTCAAACGGGGGATTGCAATGGACTACTCGAGTGTCAAGCTTTTAGTAGTACACCCCCAAACACTTTGGTTGAATACACTTTGAATCAATTCAACGATGCTGATTTTATAGGCATATCTCTTGTTAATGGTTTCAACGTCCCAATGGAATTTAGTCCTGTGTTCGCGGATGAGTGCTCTACTAGGATCAGATGCACCGCGGACCTCATAGGACAATGTCCAAATGAATTAAGGACACCTGGAGGATGTAACAATCCTTGTACGATTTTCAAGACTGACCAATATTGTTGTACGTCTGGAAATTGTGGTCCGACTAATTATTCGAGGTTTTTTAAGGATAGATGTTCAACTTCTTTTAGTTATCCTTCTGATGATTTAAGTAGTCTCTTTACTTGTCCTAGCGGAACTATCTATAGAGTTGTCTTTTGTCCGTaa
- the LOC107005806 gene encoding pathogenesis-related protein R major form: MHFLKFSPLFVFLYFGQYYLYVTHAATFDITNRCTYPVWAAASPGGGRRLDSGQTWNINVNPGTTQARIWGRTKCNFDGSGRGKCETGDCNGLLECQGYGSPPNTLAEFALNQPNNLDFVDISLVDGFNIPMEFSPINGGCRNLLCNAPINDQCPNELRAPSGCNNPCTVFKTNEFCCTNGPGSCGPTDFSRFFKQRCPDAYSYPQDDPTSLFTCPAGTNYKVVFCP; this comes from the coding sequence atgcattttctcaagttttccCCCCTTTTTGTCTTCCTTTACTTTGGTCAATACTATTTGTATGTCACTCATGCTGCCACTTTTGACATTACCAATCGGTGCACCTACCCGGTCTGGGCCGCTGCCTCCCCTGGGGGAGGCAGACGACTCGACTCGGGTCAAACTTGGAACATTAATGTGAATCCAGGAACAACCCAGGCTCGCATTTGGGGCCGTACCAAATGTAACTTTGATGGTAGTGGCCGAGGCAAATGCGAGACTGGAGATTGTAATGGGCTGTTAGAATGTCAAGGTTATGGTAGTCCACCCAATACTTTAGCCGAATTTGCTCTAAATCAGCCCAATAACTTGGATTTTGTCGATATTTCTCTAGTTGATGGATTCAATATTCCTATGGAATTCAGCCCAATCAACGGTGGGTGTCGTAATCTCCTATGCAACGCACCTATTAATGATCAATGTCCAAACGAATTACGGGCACCCAGCGGGTGTAACAACCCGTGCACGGTTTTCAAGACGAATGAATTTTGTTGTACAAATGGGCCAGGGTCATGTGGTCCTACTGATTTTTCGAGATTTTTCAAACAAAGATGCCCAGATGCTTATAGTTATCCACAAGATGATCCAACAAGTTTGTTTACATGTCCTGCTGGAACAAATTACAAGGTTGTCTTTTGCCCTTGA